In Rouxiella sp. WC2420, the following proteins share a genomic window:
- a CDS encoding DUF1454 family protein → MKIAIPLRLVSTLLFLTLGCGMAFADPPPDNQAREDVPRAPYLMPGAPTFEQTLVNFREKYNIANPTQQIGEFRAIPDKPDAVLLTRAASKINEDLYASTALEKGTGKIKSMQITYMPIQGPDEKAAHATAISYMANVIREFDPTLSVDQSVAKVNSLIDKGKGMQFYQQQVGAVRYVISDNGEKGLTLAVEPVKLSLAN, encoded by the coding sequence ATGAAAATCGCTATCCCCCTTCGCCTGGTCTCGACGTTGCTATTTTTGACCCTAGGCTGCGGGATGGCCTTTGCGGATCCGCCGCCCGATAACCAGGCCAGAGAAGATGTGCCTCGGGCGCCCTATCTAATGCCGGGAGCACCCACGTTTGAACAGACGTTGGTAAATTTCCGTGAAAAATACAACATCGCCAACCCGACGCAGCAAATCGGGGAGTTCCGCGCAATACCTGACAAGCCCGATGCCGTCTTGCTGACCCGCGCCGCCAGTAAAATTAACGAAGACCTCTACGCCTCCACGGCGTTAGAGAAAGGCACGGGAAAAATCAAAAGCATGCAGATCACTTACATGCCGATCCAGGGTCCCGATGAAAAGGCCGCGCATGCCACAGCGATTAGCTACATGGCGAACGTTATCCGTGAATTCGACCCAACGCTTTCGGTCGATCAGAGCGTCGCGAAGGTCAATAGCCTGATCGATAAAGGTAAGGGCATGCAGTTCTATCAACAGCAGGTTGGTGCAGTGCGCTATGTAATTTCCGACAATGGCGAGAAAGGCCTGACCCTCGCCGTCGAGCCGGTAAAACTGTCACTGGCGAACTAA
- the tpiA gene encoding triose-phosphate isomerase, with protein MRHPLVMGNWKLNGSTHLVNELIAALRTELSTVEGCGVAIAPPEVYLSQAKHALSGSRIALGAQNVDTNLSGAFTGEISADMLKDIGAQYIIIGHSERRTYHKESDEFIAKKFGVLKEAGLIPVLCIGETDAENEAGQTQAVCAKQLDAVLSTLGAKAFEGTVIAYEPVWAIGTGKSATPAQAQAVHKFIRDHIAKQDAAVAEQVIIQYGGSVNAGNAAELFTQPDIDGALVGGASLKADAFAVIVKAAAEAKAKA; from the coding sequence ATGCGACATCCATTAGTGATGGGTAACTGGAAACTGAACGGAAGCACACATTTAGTTAACGAACTGATTGCCGCTCTGCGTACCGAGTTGAGCACCGTTGAAGGCTGTGGCGTAGCTATCGCACCGCCTGAAGTTTACCTGTCACAGGCTAAACACGCGCTGTCCGGTAGCCGTATCGCGCTGGGCGCACAGAACGTTGACACTAACCTGTCAGGCGCGTTCACTGGTGAAATTTCTGCCGACATGCTGAAAGATATTGGTGCTCAATACATCATTATCGGCCATTCAGAGCGTCGTACTTACCATAAAGAAAGCGACGAATTTATTGCCAAGAAATTCGGCGTATTGAAAGAAGCGGGTCTGATCCCAGTGCTGTGTATCGGTGAAACCGATGCAGAAAACGAAGCCGGACAAACTCAAGCCGTATGTGCCAAACAACTGGACGCCGTGCTGTCTACTCTGGGCGCGAAAGCGTTCGAAGGCACGGTTATCGCCTACGAACCTGTCTGGGCTATCGGTACCGGCAAATCTGCTACTCCAGCGCAGGCTCAGGCAGTTCACAAATTCATTCGTGATCACATTGCCAAGCAAGATGCCGCGGTTGCTGAACAAGTTATCATCCAGTACGGCGGTTCTGTAAACGCTGGCAATGCTGCTGAACTGTTCACCCAGCCAGACATCGACGGTGCACTGGTTGGCGGCGCTTCCCTGAAAGCCGACGCCTTCGCCGTTATCGTTAAAGCCGCAGCCGAAGCGAAAGCCAAAGCCTGA
- a CDS encoding sulfate ABC transporter substrate-binding protein yields MRKLGVGLALLLVTAGAMAKDIQILNVSYDPTRELYQDYNQVFSKYWLAKTGDKVTIRQSHGGSGSQATSVINGIDADVVTLALQSDVDAIADRGRINKDWETRLPDNSAPYTSTIVFLVRKGNPKGIHDWNDLIKPGVSVITPNPKTSGGARWNYLAAWGYALHHNNNDKAKATDFLRALFKNVEVQDSGARGATNTFVERGIGDVLISWENDAILADQKLGKGKFEVVYPSESILAEPSVSVVDKVADKRGTRDVATAYLKYLYSPEGQTVAARNYYRPRDPEVAKQFAKQFPAIKLYTVQQIAGGWTAAQKDHFANGGIYDQVNKR; encoded by the coding sequence ATGCGTAAATTGGGAGTAGGGCTGGCATTACTGTTGGTCACAGCGGGTGCCATGGCTAAAGATATCCAGATTTTGAACGTTTCCTATGACCCAACGCGTGAACTCTATCAGGATTATAACCAGGTATTCAGCAAATACTGGTTGGCGAAAACTGGCGATAAAGTGACAATTCGTCAATCACATGGCGGTTCAGGTTCTCAGGCAACGTCTGTCATTAATGGCATCGATGCCGATGTAGTGACCCTTGCGCTGCAATCGGACGTTGATGCCATTGCCGATCGTGGTCGCATCAACAAGGACTGGGAAACCCGCTTACCGGACAACTCTGCACCTTACACTTCTACCATCGTGTTCCTGGTGCGCAAAGGCAACCCAAAAGGTATTCACGACTGGAATGATTTGATCAAACCGGGTGTGTCAGTGATTACACCAAACCCGAAAACCTCAGGTGGCGCTCGCTGGAACTATCTTGCAGCCTGGGGTTACGCGCTGCATCACAACAATAACGACAAAGCCAAGGCGACCGATTTCCTTCGCGCTCTGTTTAAAAACGTTGAAGTTCAGGATTCTGGCGCACGCGGTGCAACCAACACTTTCGTAGAGCGTGGCATTGGCGATGTGCTGATTTCATGGGAAAACGATGCGATTCTTGCCGATCAAAAACTGGGCAAGGGCAAGTTTGAAGTGGTCTATCCAAGTGAGTCAATCCTGGCTGAACCAAGCGTTTCTGTCGTAGATAAAGTGGCCGATAAGCGCGGAACCCGCGATGTTGCCACTGCCTATCTGAAATATCTGTATTCGCCAGAAGGTCAGACTGTCGCCGCTCGTAACTACTATCGTCCTCGTGACCCCGAAGTGGCGAAACAGTTTGCCAAGCAGTTCCCGGCAATAAAACTCTATACTGTTCAACAAATTGCAGGTGGCTGGACCGCTGCGCAGAAAGATCACTTTGCTAACGGTGGCATCTACGATCAGGTAAACAAACGTTAA
- the pfkA gene encoding 6-phosphofructokinase — translation MIKKIGVLTSGGDAPGMNAAIRGVVRAALTEGLEVFGVYDGYLGLYEDRMKQLDRYSVSDVINRGGTFLGSARFPEFRDEAVRAKAIENMKNRGIDALVVIGGDGSYMGAKRLTEMGFPCIGLPGTIDNDVAGTDYTIGYFTALETVVEAIDRLRDTSSSHQRISIVEVMGRYCGDLTLSAAIAGGCEFIVIPEVEFNRDDLVEEIRAGIAKGKKHAIVAITEHICDIADLARHIETETKRETRATVLGHIQRGGAPCAFDRILASRMGAYSIELLLQGYGGRCVGVQNEKLVHHDIIDAIENMKRPFKTEMWETAKKLY, via the coding sequence ATGATCAAAAAAATCGGTGTACTGACAAGTGGTGGCGACGCCCCCGGCATGAATGCGGCGATACGCGGCGTTGTTCGCGCAGCACTTACCGAGGGCCTTGAGGTCTTTGGTGTTTACGACGGCTACCTTGGACTCTATGAAGATCGCATGAAGCAGCTTGACCGCTACAGCGTTTCAGATGTGATTAATCGCGGCGGCACCTTCCTGGGTTCAGCGCGTTTCCCTGAATTTCGCGACGAAGCAGTGCGGGCCAAAGCCATCGAGAACATGAAAAACCGCGGTATCGATGCACTAGTGGTCATCGGCGGCGACGGTTCGTATATGGGCGCGAAACGCCTCACCGAAATGGGTTTTCCCTGCATCGGCCTGCCTGGCACCATCGATAATGACGTAGCAGGTACTGATTACACTATCGGCTATTTTACCGCGCTAGAGACTGTGGTCGAAGCCATTGACCGTCTACGCGACACTTCATCTTCTCATCAGCGTATTTCTATCGTTGAAGTCATGGGCCGCTACTGCGGTGATTTGACTCTGTCAGCGGCAATTGCTGGTGGCTGTGAATTTATCGTGATCCCTGAAGTTGAGTTCAACCGTGACGACTTGGTCGAAGAGATCCGAGCCGGTATCGCTAAAGGGAAGAAACACGCCATCGTTGCCATCACCGAACACATCTGTGATATCGCTGATCTGGCGCGTCATATTGAAACCGAAACCAAACGCGAAACTCGCGCGACCGTTTTGGGCCATATTCAACGCGGCGGAGCGCCTTGCGCCTTTGACCGTATTCTGGCTTCACGCATGGGCGCGTATTCTATCGAGCTGCTGTTGCAGGGCTATGGCGGTCGCTGCGTCGGTGTACAAAACGAAAAATTGGTGCATCACGATATCATCGACGCAATCGAAAATATGAAGCGCCCGTTCAAGACAGAAATGTGGGAAACCGCTAAAAAGCTGTATTAA